The Jatrophihabitans sp. nucleotide sequence CGACGCCGTTCTGGGGGCCGGTGAAATTGCGCCCGCCCGCGTAGAACTCGTTCGCACCGGCCTGGCGGCGCGAGACCCGCAGGACGATGACGAGCGTGATGACGACGAAGGCGGCGAAGATCGAGATGTTGACGGCCGGCGAGCCGAGGTCCTCGGCGGCCAGCAGCGCGGGGCTCATCGGGCGTCTCCGGTCAGGTGGACGCGGCGGGCGAGCTCGGCGGCGGCCGGGTCGAACCGGCGGTCGGCCCACCGGGCGTACACGGTCGTGATGGCGAAGGTCGACACGAACTGCAGCAGGCCGATGATCAAGCCGAGGTGGATGTTGCCGAACACCTCGATGCCCATGAAGTCGGTGGCGTAGATCGAGAGCAGGACGAAGAGCAGGTACCACGCGAGGAACAACGCGGCCATCGGGAAGACGAAGCGGCGGAAGGTCCGGCGCAACGCCTCGAACTCGGGCGAGTCGGCGACCTCGAGGTAACTGCCGACCGGATGGTCGACTTCGCTGTTCGGGGGTGTGGGATCAGGGCTGCGCCTGGACGTTGTCATCGGTCTCCTTCACCATCCGCTATGAGCCGGCTCACAGAACTGCACCATAGCGCTGTGAGCAAGCTCCCGCGGTGGACACCCCGGTCGCCTAGCCCGGTCCGTTCCCCGAGGGTTGCCCGTCGGCGGCGATCGTGATCTCGGTCTGGCGCACCAGGGTGCCCAGGACGGCGCGTTGCTCAGGCGCCAGGTTGAGCAACGCGCTGAACTCCGCGCTGGACATCCGCAGCCCGGCACTGCGGCCGGCGTCCGGCGCGGCGGCGCCCGACCCGGCGGCTTTGAAGCCCACGGCGGACGGACCCGTGACGGGTGACCCCGGCCGGCCCCCACCGGCCGGGCCGAAGCGCTGCTCGAGCAAGGTCTCGACCTCGGCGGCGGTGCGCGGGTCCTCGGCTCCCCAGCCGGAGATGATCGCGACCACGTCGCGGGGTATCCGCAGAAAGGCCGCCACCTGCGCCACCAGAAGCTCGACGTCGGGCAGCGCACGCCGCTCCTCGACCTTGGTCAGCCGGTAGCTGGCATCAAGCTCCTCATGCGCGGCCAGCACGAACTCGGTGCGCGACATCCGCATCAGCAGTTCGATCGTGGCCTCGACATCGCCCTGCCGCAGCGCGACCCACACCGCGGCCGGCAGCAGGTCGGCGACGTCGACACCGTCCACAGCAGTCGCCGCGAAGGCCTCTTCCAGCAGCTCGCCGCCCGCGCGGGCCTCGCGTCCCCTGGCGAACAGCGCCAGCACGGCGACCGGTGATCGGGCAGCCGTCAGCGCCGCGTCGTACTCACGTAGCCGTTCGCGCCGCAGTTCGTCCTTCGTCGCCTGAGCCATGCGGCCCAGTCTGCCCGCCGAGACCGGTGATCGGGCGCATGCGAACGCCCCGCGGGTCAGGCGGGTCGCCGCCGGTCAGCTGAGCTGAGCCAGCGGTCAGCTGAGGTCCCGGCGGGCGAACACCGTCAGCGCCGCCACTGTCGCCACGCCCGCGAACACCAGCAGCATCACCCCGCCGTGGGCGTTGGAGATGTGAATCTGCTGGGGCAGCACGTATCCCTCCGCCTGGTTGTACAGCTGCTTGCCCTGCACGGTGATGCCCGAACTCACAATCCAAGCCGCAAGGTTGGTCGTGAACAGGTAGGGCTGCAGGTTCGGGTTCAGCGCCCGGATCACGTTCTCGACCACGGCGAAGTAGACGAACGCCACCCCCAACGCCGCCGCCGAGTTGCGCATCAGGCTGGCCAGGCTGAAGCCGATCAGCCCGGTGATGAGCACCAGCAAGGCTGCCCGGAGTTGGGCGTTGACCACATGGGACCAGAAGTGCTCAGCCTGCGGCCCGAGCGAGGACACCGGCAGGCCTCGGTAGTGCAGCAGCAGCTTGGCGGTGCCGAACCACACGGCCTGAGCCAGCACCGCCAGGATTAGCACCGCGGTGAGCACGGCCAGCAGCTTGGCAGCCATCACCCGCAGCCGTCGGGGTTCCCAGAACAGCCAGGCGATCAGGTTCTTGCTCGACCACTCCGCGCCGACGAACGTCGCCGCCAGCAAGAAAGCCAGCATGGCGGTCGCCACCCCCACCGCCAGCGCGAAGTCCTCCACCTCGCTGGGTGGGAACGGTGTGGTGCTCAGGAACTGATCGATCGGAAACTGCTCCGGCGTCGGCGGCGAGCCGCAGTTCAGCGCCTCCTGCTCGTTGGCCGCGCTTTTCCTGCACTGCTCGGTCTCGGCAGTGAACTGGACGATCAGCTGATCGCGTTGCGCGGTGGCCTGGGCGATGTCGGCGGCGCTGGTCCGGTTATGGGTATGCCAGAGAAGGGCTACCGCGATCAGGTAACCGATCATGCTCAGACCCAGCGCGACTCGGGTGAACCGGCGGGCCGCCAGCCGGTGGAACTCGGCGCGCAGCAGCCGCGTGAAGGCCGGCGCCGAGGTGCGCGGACCGGTCTGAGAGACCGGAGCAGCCGTGTCCCGCCCGGTCGTCACGAGCGAGCTCCTGCCACCGGCGGGGCTTCTGCCACCGGCGGGGTCCCCGCCGCCGGGTGAGTGGACTCGGCGGTCAACTCCAGGAACACGCTCTCCAGGTCGGCCGCGATCGGGCTCAGCTCCTGCAGATAATGCCCGGCGTCGCTGAGCGCCTTCGTCACCGCGGCCGGGTCATCGACTCCGCTGACCCGCCAGGCGTCTGCCAGCGAGGTCACCGTGAAGCCGGCCCGTTCCAGGACGGCGCGCCCGGCGGCCGGATCGGCCAGCCGGACCCGGACGTCGCCGGTGGTCTGCGAGGCGAGCAGGTCCGCGACCGAGCCGGTGCTGATGACCTGTCCGTGCGACATGATCGCCACCCGGTCGCACACCTGCTGCACCTCGCCGAGTTGATGCGAGGACAGCAGCACCGTCACCCCGCTGGCGCCGAGTTCGACGATGAGCTCGCGGACTTCGCGGATGCCGGCCGCGTCCAGGCCGT carries:
- a CDS encoding DUF485 domain-containing protein, whose translation is MTTSRRSPDPTPPNSEVDHPVGSYLEVADSPEFEALRRTFRRFVFPMAALFLAWYLLFVLLSIYATDFMGIEVFGNIHLGLIIGLLQFVSTFAITTVYARWADRRFDPAAAELARRVHLTGDAR